One Lachancea thermotolerans CBS 6340 chromosome F complete sequence DNA window includes the following coding sequences:
- the VLD1 gene encoding Vld1p (some similarities with uniprot|P40570 Saccharomyces cerevisiae YIR014W Hypothetical ORF) translates to MNMRAAGQAEMLCYVLIYIRFIKDNSLANAVLSVLVVFISQFIQQMVILYEHRFRVGAEEVEHGEELSTIFKVLMRSIRYFQIAFLLQFFSSMGYHLTFDISEDVCSWKHGYIFTDVIGEFDCGRGGKLFVFGLDLVILLLELLAFDENFTKCVRSPDGTLQETHLDGYEFHRYGIFSILRFDSYNIEAHELKFTSDRHDVLQAERYGSTV, encoded by the coding sequence ATGAATATGCGCGCTGCAGGACAGGCGGAAATGTTGTGCTACGTGTTGATTTACATCAGGTTCATCAAGGATAACTCCCTTGCCAACGCTGTGCTTTCAGTCCTGGTGGTGTTCATTTCGCAGTTCATTCAACAAATGGTAATACTGTACGAGCACAGGTTCAGGGTGGGTGCTGAAGAAGTGGAGCACGGTGAGGAGTTATCTaccattttcaaagttctAATGCGAAGCATACGGTATTTTCAAATTGCTTTCCTTCTGCAGTTTTTCTCCTCTATGGGATACCATCTCACATTTGATATTTCAGAAGATGTATGTTCTTGGAAACATGGCTACATCTTTACTGATGTGATTGGTGAGTTTGATTGTGGCCGCGGTGGGAAGCTGTTCGTCTTTGGTCTTGACTTGGTTATCCTATTACTAGAGCTTCTGGCATTTGACGAAAACTTTACGAAATGCGTCCGTTCTCCTGACGGGACCCTTCAAGAAACACACCTCGATGGATATGAATTCCATAGATATGGGATTTTCAGTATTTTGAGATTCGACTCATATAATATTGAAGCTCACGAACTCAAATTTACAAGTGATAGGCATGATGTGCTTCAAGCTGAAAGGTACGGTAGCACCGTATAG
- the EGH1 gene encoding hydrolase (similar to uniprot|P40566 Saccharomyces cerevisiae YIR007W Hypothetical ORF) produces the protein MLDKIHVSPNGEFTDSGGKQIQLRGVNLDPTVKYPSVPHNTSHSPLFQSFFDDAERVSFVNHPMHLNEVEQHIQNLKDLGYNAIRYPFTWESLEHGGPGVYDYEYIDYTIKVLKKIYEVGGIYVYLDPHQDVWSRFTGGSGAPLWTLYCAGFKPQNFGETEAAILQNTYIDPDSKEEKRPYPKMLWPTNYYRLAAQTMLTLFFGGREFAPKCIINGQNIQNYLQEKFINAVMTLYSQIIEKAPELFAGNCVIGLETMNEPSTGYFTDFDLSQIPKDRKLRKGTTPTAFQSFQLGEGMAVTVDVYDISVIGPRKTGTTRIDPNGRSAWLSKFERDKIDDLYNWERSDKWEAGVCIWRLHEVWKKEPKDQPILKKPKFFANDPSSGATIDMRFFINNLFLNFYQRYRERFRDIDKESFLFLQPPTLQQPPEIKNTALIDDKTVYACHFYDGMSLMFKSWNRIYNVDTLGILRGRYKNPIFSLVLGEANIRKCLRRQLAEMKQEGKDFLGQRVPVFFTEIGMPFDMDDKKAYKNGDFSSQLAAMDALGYALEGSNLSFSLWCYCTENSHKWGDSWNNEDFSIWSKDDVSGNQAATQFDVKLQNDSDVVSSFSTIPHGHISEVSLEEKKSAPFLNGIRALHAILRPYPLKVSGQFKNAEFDLTGKEYKLMIDSNVEDSGSNHTLIYLPKIHFPMGQTSIKTTSGTFLYDPDKQILRWSHETGIQTITLNKVSESSEPASGDPEGCKVM, from the coding sequence ATGCTCGACAAGATACATGTTTCGCCAAATGGCGAGTTTACTGACTCAGGTGGgaaacaaattcaattGAGAGGTGTTAACTTAGATCCTACGGTTAAGTACCCTTCAGTGCCTCACAACACAAGCCACAGCCCACTATTCCAATCCTTTTTCGATGATGCAGAGAGGGTTAGCTTTGTGAACCATCCGATGCACTTAAATGAGGTTGAACAACATATTCAAAACTTAAAAGATCTGGGTTACAACGCTATACGGTATCCATTCACTTGGGAATCACTGGAGCATGGTGGCCCCGGGGTATACGATTATGAATACATTGATTACACTATTAAGgttctgaagaaaatttACGAAGTGGGTGGTATTTATGTCTATCTGGATCCTCATCAAGACGTGTGGTCTCGCTTCACGGGTGGCTCTGGTGCTCCTTTGTGGACGCTTTACTGCGCAGGCTTTAAGCCACAAAATTTTGGGGAAACCGAAGCGGCAATTCTCCAAAATACATATATTGATCctgattcaaaagaagaaaagaggcCCTATCCTAAGATGCTGTGGCCCACCAATTACTATAGGCTAGCCGCTCAAACTATGCTTACCTTGTTTTTTGGTGGCCGAGAATTTGCTCCTAAATGCATAATTAATGGCCAAAATATACAGAATTACCTTCAAGAGAAATTTATAAACGCGGTTATGACACTTTATTCTCAAataattgaaaaagctccCGAACTTTTTGCTGGTAATTGCGTCATCGGACTAGAGACCATGAATGAACCTAGCACTGGATATTTTACAGATTTTGATCTGTCTCAAATCCCAAAGGATCGAAAGCTTAGGAAAGGGACCACACCGACGGCATTCCAATCATTCCAACTTGGAGAAGGCATGGCTGTGACAGTTGACGTTTACGACATTTCTGTTATAGGGCCGAGAAAAACAGGTACTACTCGAATCGATCCCAATGGTCGATCAGCTTGGCTTTCTAAATTTGAAAGAGATAAAATTGATGACCTCTATAACTGGGAAAGAAGCGACAAGTGGGAAGCAGGAGTGTGCATTTGGAGGCTACACGAAGTGTGGAAAAAGGAACCAAAAGACCAgccaattttgaagaagccaaaattCTTTGCTAATGATCCTTCTTCGGGTGCTACCATCGACATGCGTTTTTTTATTAACAACTTGTTTCTAAATTTTTACCAGCGCTACCGTGAGAGGTTTAGGGATATTGATAAAGAatctttcttgtttctgCAGCCCCCAACACTGCAGCAACCTCCAGAGATAAAGAACACAGCCTTGATTGATGACAAGACAGTATATGCCTGCCACTTCTATGATGGCATGTCACTCATGTTTAAATCCTGGAATCGAATTTACAACGTTGATACATTGGGGATTTTGAGGGGCAGATACAAAAACCCGATATTCAGCTTAGTGCTAGGAGAAGCAAACATCCGTAAGTGCTTGAGAAGGCAACTTGCAGAAATGAAGCAAGAAGGGAAGGACTTTTTGGGACAACGTGTTCCTGTCTTTTTTACTGAAATCGGCATGCCATTTGACATGGATGACAAGAAGGCCTACAAAAATGGAGATTTTAGTTCTCAACTTGCAGCAATGGACGCCTTAGGGTATGCTTTAGAAGGCAGCAACCTTTCTTTTAGTCTCTGGTGCTACTGCACCGAGAATTCCCACAAGTGGGGGGATTCCTGGAATAATGAAGATTTCTCGATCTGGAGCAAGGATGATGTGTCAGGCAATCAAGCGGCTACCCAGTTTGATGTCAAGCTACAGAATGACTCTGATGTCGTATCTTCCTTCTCTACAATTCCGCATGGACATATAAGTGAAGTTTCACTGGAAGAGAAAAAATCGGCCCCGTTTCTTAATGGGATCCGAGCACTACATGCCATTCTTCGTCCATACCCACTCAAAGTGTCTGGtcaattcaaaaatgcagagTTTGACTTAACAGGAAAAGAATATAAACTTATGATTGATTCAAATGTTGAGGACAGTGGTTCTAACCATACTTTAATTTACCTCCCAAAAATCCATTTTCCAATGGGCCAAACCTCTATCAAGACGACATCTGGAACATTTTTGTATGACCCCGACAAACAAATTCTGAGATGGTCACATGAAACTGGTATCCAGACCATAACGCTTAACAAAGTCTCTGAGAGCTCAGAACCTGCAAGTGGAGATCCAGAGGGATGCAAAGTCATGTAA
- the RPR2 gene encoding ribonuclease P protein subunit RPR2 (similar to uniprot|P40571 Saccharomyces cerevisiae YIR015W RPR2 Subunit of nuclear RNase P which cleaves tRNA precursors to generate mature 5' ends not shared between Rnase MRP and Rnase P in contrast to all other Rnase P protein subunits) — MAGKSKRAAKVDEHGVLLVAPPKTISNKEHLQRLNYLFHLSTFHTIVNDQDENNALARMYAKNLDLIQKKTKSSLAPGLKRTLCKACQRTLIPNRTVRLGVLNDSKQKTPVNRVLVLECTCGKTKRFPIGKNPSYQAHGEKASNLFFFQK; from the coding sequence ATGGCTGGGAAATCGAAAAGAGCCGCCAAGGTTGACGAACATGGTGTTCTGCTAGTGGCTcctccaaaaacaatttcGAACAAAGAGCACCTTCAGCGTCTAAACTACTTATTTCACCTGTCGACTTTCCATACTATCGTTAATGACCAAGATGAGAACAACGCGCTGGCGAGGATGTATGCGAAAAACCTTGATTTaatccaaaagaaaaccaaaagctctctgGCACCCGGTTTAAAGCGCACATTGTGCAAAGCCTGCCAAAGAACTTTAATCCCCAATAGAACTGTAAGGCTAGGTGTTCTTAACGATAGTAAGCAGAAAACCCCTGTGAACAGAGTACTAGTCCTTGAATGCACATGCGGAAAAACTAAACGATTCCCTATTGGGAAGAACCCTAGCTATCAGGCTCATGGGGAGAAGGCTAGTAATttattcttcttccaaaagtAG
- the PRI1 gene encoding DNA primase subunit PRI1 (highly similar to uniprot|P10363 Saccharomyces cerevisiae YIR008C PRI1 Subunit of DNA primase which is required for DNA synthesis and double-strand break repair) has translation MTTSVAQTSESKPGNGPSTSDMQYYYQYLYPFKPIFTWLNHSPKPGRDMINRELAMAFRSGAYKRYNSFDSVQEFKNQIQRANPDRFEIGAIYNKPPRNMDSILKAEMKPLEKEVVFDIDMDDYDSYRTCCSGASVCSKCWKFISLAMKVINVALVEDFGYEDFIWVFSGRRGAHCWVSDKRSRLLSDIQRRSVLDYMNVVRERNLDKRLNLKRPYHPHLTRSLDILKPYFVEIILREQDPWRDDDMAFGSLLTGLHDKNLIEVLKRYWKSNPRRSSEQKWSDIDALAASQLKHPSSSKKTDFFNKLHECKEDLVLATLYPKLDVEVTKQTIHLLKAPFCIHPATGNVCVPINETFIPSNAPKLIELQREMEANGNKVENTSLQPFLDQFQQFVNQVTRKELASAKREREDDVDSQF, from the coding sequence ATGACAACTAGTGTTGCGCAAACATCAGAAAGTAAGCCCGGAAATGGGCCCAGCACTTCTGATATGCAGTATTACTACCAGTATTTGTATCCTTTCAAGCCAATTTTTACGTGGCTTAATCACTCGCCAAAGCCGGGACGCGATATGATCAATAGGGAGCTGGCTATGGCGTTCCGCTCGGGTGCATATAAGCGTTACAATTCATTTGACAGTGTACAAGAATTCAAGAACCAAATTCAGCGCGCAAACCCTGACAGGTTTGAGATTGGTGCAATCTATAACAAACCGCCTCGAAACATGGactcaattttgaaagctgaaaTGAAGCcgcttgaaaaggaagTTGTCTTCGATATTGATATGGATGACTATGATTCTTACAGAACTTGTTGCTCAGGCGCTAGTGTGTGCTCTAAGTGCTGGAAATTTATATCCCTGGCTATGAAAGTGATAAACGTCGCACTAGTGGAGGATTTTGGATATGAAGACTTTATTTGGGTATTCTCAGGAAGGCGTGGTGCTCATTGTTGGGTCAGCGACAAGAGATCCCGTCTTCTGAGTGACATTCAACGTAGAAGTGTTTTGGATTACATGAACGTTGTGAGAGAACGCAACCTTGACAAAAGACTAAATTTGAAGCGTCCTTATCACCCGCACTTGACGCGCTCTCTCGATATACTTAAGCCATACTTCGTCGAGATAATCTTAAGAGAACAAGATCCGTGGAGGGACGACGATATGGCATTCGGGAGCTTACTTACAGGTCTTCACGACAAAAACTTAATTGAAGTCCTTAAGAGGTACTGGAAATCGAATCCTCGACGCTCTAGCGAGCAAAAGTGGAGCGATATCGATGCATTGGCAGCGTCACAGTTAAAACAtccttcatcttcaaagaaaactgaTTTTTTTAACAAGCTCCATGAATGTAAAGAAGATCTTGTTTTAGCCACTTTGTACCCAAAGCTTGACGTGGAGGTCACTAAACAAACTATTCATTTATTGAAAGCACCATTCTGTATACATCCCGCGACAGGGAATGTGTGTGTTCCTATAAATGAAACCTTTATACCATCAAATGCACCAAAGCTAATTGAGCTTCAACGAGAAATGGAAGCTAATGGcaacaaagttgagaacACATCATTGCAACCCTTTTTGGATCAATTTCAGCAGTTTGTCAATCAGGTTACTAGAAAGGAATTAGCATCAGCCAAAAGGGAAAGAGAAGACGACGTCGACAGCCAGTTCTGA
- a CDS encoding KLTH0F13552p (weakly similar to uniprot|Q08206 Saccharomyces cerevisiae YOL036W Protein of unknown function potential Cdc28p substrate), with the protein MALQDIKEEPEQTSAERQSVRDHSEMDDDSLREQLEAKQAVEPQPEAVLQPAVSGLGLSGEAVQAAFQTQHSPDSSSEALLPPLPDVYSVNASPTPPMSPGTPKSITDSPVVSVPRSGSDLNAHTQSSASPGSQIRRARAASLLDAAETAASGSLGSTGTADSVLSRTIDHESDINTSFDLSKALEIPQDSTVSGAGSNPNSNPISPTISSPKISFKKKFSSTLLPAATSGIAGSHTNGDTSANAAAVKAVVGSPEFSLHHLQRHGSVRSKGNTPELPRLSSSVEHHSGLGIKDGNLDNSEKRMLRGYSVDSSSSSSQSFYDNDDLAFRPPLSLLEADVGSLASLHDLKSPRSSLNYSEAADNANAKKIPLLKRASSAILRKTSLSNKNSSSQSPNLSSVSGLNPSNYHELRQTASFSTIPYDSPSSEMSALSSRNRKKLSLKTSASQNRCISNPEGLRNVASLPTPTAGTGVQTPVTNQSLGSKFRCGLTRIISGGGTERSRSNSGFNGSGAVHRSISGIERTPSSMLAESPLEESFGNPLGEGPFERLARGGQGGLKKSASFSHRSHISPSNNATVGSDLVAKKSQLSKKSTTHSAGSVTTVRNDSVFSGTSSDSSSNSSETDIITVDIDELTKALPVITVTEKFGARHVTPIQTQSNILLDRIYKDESDKALAGHAAEKPNRITLREYINVLMKQQQIEDERFAVLEKNFSNNGWCSQEDLNNIQQKRFIINKKWAERISYYQDRLEA; encoded by the coding sequence ATGGCACTGCAAGatatcaaagaagagccGGAACAAACGTCCGCAGAGCGGCAGAGTGTACGCGACCACTCAGAAATGGACGATGACTCCCTACGTGAGCAGCTGGAAGCCAAACAGGCCGTTGAACCGCAGCCAGAAGCCGTTCTACAGCCGGCGGTGAGCGGCCTAGGCTTGAGTGGCGAAGCCGTGCAGGCCGCGTTCCAGACGCAGCACTCGCCGGATTCTTCTTCCGAGGCCTTGTTACCGCCGCTGCCGGACGTGTACAGCGTGAACGCGTCACCCACGCCTCCTATGTCGCCCGGGACGCCCAAGTCAATAACCGACTCGCCCGTGGTGTCTGTGCCTCGCTCGGGGTCTGACTTGAACGCACACACGCAATCTTCCGCGAGCCCGGGTTCGCAGATCCGCAGAGCTCGGGCCGCATCGCTtcttgatgctgctgaGACAGCGGCGTCGGGTTCGCTTGGCTCAACAGGAACGGCAGACAGTGTACTCAGCAGAACCATCGACCACGAGTCCGACATCAACACTTCATTCGATCTCTCTAAGGCCCTGGAAATTCCACAAGACTCGACAGTTTCGGGAGCCGGCTCCAACCCTAACTCCAACCCCATATCCCCAACCATCAGCTCTCCTAAGATCTcgttcaagaaaaagttctcCAGCACACTCCTGCCAGCCGCCACCTCGGGCATCGCTGGATCACATACCAACGGCGATACTAGCGCCAATGCCGCGGCAGTCAAAGCTGTGGTGGGCTCTCCAGAGTTTTCTCTACATCACCTACAGCGCCACGGCTCAGTACGATCCAAAGGCAACACGCCAGAGCTTCCGAGGCTGAGCTCAAGCGTGGAGCATCACTCTGGCCTGGGCATTAAAGATGGAAACCTTGATAACTCAGAAAAAAGAATGCTCCGTGGGTACAGCGtcgacagcagcagcagctcttccCAATCTTTCTACGATAACGATGACTTGGCGTTCCGCCCGCCCCTCTCCCTACTCGAGGCCGACGTAGGCTCGCTGGCAAGCCTTCATGACCTCAAATCACCAAGGTCTTCTCTGAATTACTCGGAGGCTGCGGACAATGCAAACGCTAAGAAAATACCCCTATTGAAAAGAGCTTCTAGCGCTATACTAAGGAAAACCTCATTGAGTAACAAAAATTCGTCGTCGCAATCTCCGAACCTGAGCTCTGTCTCAGGACTTAATCCTTCAAATTACCACGAACTACGGCAAACTGCATCATTTTCAACTATACCATATGATTCTCCCAGTAGCGAGATGAGTGCGCTAAGTTCCAGAAACCggaagaagttgtcgcTCAAAACCAGCGCATCTCAAAACCGATGTATAAGTAACCCGGAGGGGCTACGCAACGTTGCATCTCTTCCTACGCCTACTGCAGGAACCGGGGTTCAAACCCCTGTTACCAATCAGTCACTTGGTAGTAAGTTCAGGTGTGGTCTCACAAGGATTATCAGCGGAGGTGGTACGGAAAGATCTAGATCCAACAGTGGCTTTAACGGCTCTGGTGCCGTCCACCGTAGCATATCAGGTATTGAACGTACCCCTTCATCAATGCTAGCTGAATCACCTTTGGAGGAATCGTTTGGGAACCCCTTAGGGGAAGGGCCCTTCGAAAGACTTGCACGCGGCGGTCAGGGTGGGCTCAAGAAATCGGCTTCATTTTCGCACAGGTCTCACATTAGTCCTTCTAACAACGCTACTGTCGGAAGTGACCTAGTTGCGAAAAAATCTCAGCTCAGTAAGAAGAGCACAACGCATAGCGCTGGAAGCGTCACGACGGTTAGGAATGACAGTGTCTTCAGTGGTACGAGCAGCGACTCATCCAGCAACAGCTCTGAGACAGACATAATAACCGTTGATATTGACGAACTAACGAAAGCATTACCAGTGATCACAGTCACGGAAAAGTTTGGCGCTAGACATGTCACACCCATTCAAACACAGTCAAATATTCTCTTGGATAGAATTTACAAAGACGAGAGTGACAAGGCGCTCGCAGGGCATGCCGCCGAGAAACCCAATAGAATAACCCTCAGGGAGTACATCAACGTGCTAATGAAACAACAACAGATAGAAGATGAGAGGTTCGCTGTTCTTGAgaaaaacttctcgaacAACGGCTGGTGCTCACAGGAAGATCTGAACAACATTCAGCAAAAGCGTTTTATTATCAACAAGAAATGGGCAGAGCGCATTTCTTAC
- the MDM38 gene encoding ribosome-binding protein MDM38 (some similarities with uniprot|Q08179 Saccharomyces cerevisiae YOL027C MDM38 Mitochondrial Distribution and Morphology) has translation MFRSTSHMRPAAFLLRSTLKSRDLKISILQPTATLALSQIRCNSTTTTVAKHSKEPPKEENKAQVAAKPKPKEPLMQRIKHEIRHYVNGTKLLGYEIKISTKLLVKLVEGYELSRREKNQLKRTMGDVFRLVPFSAFLIIPFAELLLPVALKVFPNLLPSTYESGSEKQLKKKKLDDIRVNTSNFLQDTLEESSLISYNSIESAEKKKRFLSFFKKLNSPKNGNANVFTHDEIVAVAQMFKNDSVLDNLSRPQLVAIAKYMSLRPFGNDNMLRYQIRYNLKKIMEDDKIIDYEGADALSNEELYQACISRGIKTFGVKREDLIDNMKIWLELRLRHKVPSVLMILSSAYTFGGLQMEEVNAQSTSAAKVEDNKFNKLMDLNYNGILQVLSSIPDPVYNVAKLDVSESKEQKQPAAAETETAETKKPEEVTSKAEAATTEGTEAKASSEASQATSLAESASEKRPSQQQEEEKPERREEEEEEEEAPERRSDDNEFKLNVLKEQEALIKQEEEEAKKRTDSRQVIDDNIVLDEEVTSPPVPAKDAPVTSVAKKE, from the coding sequence ATGTTCCGTTCAACTTCTCATATGCGGCCTGCAGCTTTTCTGCTCAGAAGTACTCTCAAATCAAGAGATCTAAAGATTTCGATACTGCAACCTACCGCTACGCTTGCTTTGAGCCAGATCAGATGCAATTCAACGACAACAACTGTAGCGAAACACTCCAAAGAGCCTCCTAAAGAGGAAAACAAGGCACAAGTTGCTGCAAAGCCCAAACCAAAGGAGCCATTAATGCAGAGGATCAAGCACGAGATTAGACATTATGTCAACGGTACTAAACTGTTGGGCTATGAAATAAAAATATCGACAAAATTGCTAGTTAAGCTAGTTGAGGGGTACGAATTGTCCAGGCGTGAAAAAAACCAGCTGAAGAGGACTATGGGCGATGTATTCCGTCTGGTGCCCTTTAGCGCCTTCCTTATTATTCCATTTGcagaacttcttcttcccgTCGCACTTAAGGTTTTCCCTAATTTATTGCCTTCCACTTATGAGTCTGGGAGTGAAAAGCagctaaagaaaaagaagttggaTGACATAAGAGTCAATACATCTAATTTCTTGCAAGATACGCTTGAAGAATCTTCACTCATCAGCTATAACTCAATCGAAAGcgctgaaaagaaaaagcggTTCCtaagtttcttcaagaaactgaatTCTCCAAAGAACGGTAACGCCAACGTGTTCACTCATGACGAAATCGTGGCCGTGGCACAGATGTTCAAGAATGACAGTGTTTTGGATAACCTTTCAAGACCTCAATTGGTAGCCATTGCGAAGTACATGTCGCTTAGACCTTTTGGGAATGATAACATGTTACGCTACCAAATTCGTTACAACTTAAAGAAAATTATGGAAGACGACAAGATAATTGACTATGAGGGCGCAGATGCCTTATCAAACGAGGAACTTTATCAAGCCTGCATCTCTCGAGGAATCAAAACATTTGGTGTTAAACGCGAAGACCTGATTGACAACATGAAAATATGGCTAGAGTTGAGATTGAGACACAAAGTTCCAAGCGTTTTGATGATATTAAGTAGTGCATACACATTCGGGGGCCTCCAGATGGAGGAAGTCAATGCACAATCAACATCTGCTGCGAAGGTTGAGGACAACAAGTTTAACAAGCTTATGGACCTTAACTATAATGGTATTTTACAGGTGTTGAGCTCAATTCCAGATCCCGTCTACAACGTCGCTAAGCTTGATGTCAGTGAGTCTAAGGAACAGAAACAGCCTGCTGCAGCTGAGACGGAAACAGCTGAGACTAAAAAACCCGAGGAGGTGACATCGAAGGCCGAGGCCGCCACCACTGAAGGCACCGAAGCTAAGGCCTCGTCAGAAGCCTCACAGGCTACCTCTCTCGCAGAATCTGCCTCAGAAAAGAGGCCatcgcagcagcaggaagaagagaaaccaGAGCGTcgcgaggaagaagaggaagaagaggaagcacCAGAGCGCCGCTCCGATGATAACGAATTCAAACTCAATGTGTTAaaggaacaagaagctttaattaagcaagaagaggaggaggcAAAGAAGAGAACTGACTCAAGACAAGTCATTGACGATAacattgttcttgatgaggAGGTAACAAGTCCTCCAGTTCCCGCGAAAGATGCTCCTGTGACATCTGTCGCCAAAAAGGAATAA
- the MIM1 gene encoding Mim1p (similar to uniprot|Q08176 Saccharomyces cerevisiae YOL026C MIM1 Mitochondrial outer membrane protein that mediates assembly of mitochondrial beta- barrel proteins also proposed to be involved in mitochondrial import): MVGQLASKVPEELASVAIPGPTAPTGVEEGDQQDEPLQKTEEAVEDESYSNASGLPSAQSNSCMKILYFAGSCSVNLILPFFNGLMLGFGELIAHEISWKFNWFRRSNLGYRIYPESRKLTARQQTELDSQKGASRKARAFL, encoded by the coding sequence ATGGTTGGACAGCTTGCTAGCAAGGTTcctgaagagcttgcaTCAGTGGCCATTCCTGGTCCCACAGCTCCCACAGGCGTCGAAGAGGGAGATCAGCAAGACGAGCCATTACAAAAGACGGAGGAGGCAGTTGAGGACGAAAGCTACTCGAATGCCTCCGGATTACCATCAGCCCAGAGTAATTCCTGCATGAAAATTCTTTATTTCGCGGGTTCATGTTCGGTAAATCTTATTCTACCCTTCTTCAATGGCTTAATGTTGGGTTTTGGCGAGCTTATTGCACACGAAATCAGCTGGAAATTTAACTGGTTTAGAAGATCTAATTTGGGTTATCGGATCTACCCCGAATCTCGCAAGCTCACTGCCAGACAGCAAACCGAGCTGGATTCACAAAAAGGAGCTTCCAGGAAAGCCCGTGCGTTCTTATAA
- the PRE6 gene encoding proteasome core particle subunit alpha 4 (highly similar to uniprot|P40303 Saccharomyces cerevisiae YOL038W PRE6 20S proteasome alpha-type subunit): MSGYDRALSIFSPDGHIFQVEYALEAVKRGTCAVGIKGKDCVVIGCERRSTLKLQDPRITPSKIAKIDSHVVLSFAGLNADSRILIEKARVEAQSHKLTLEDPVSVDYLTRYVAGVQQKYTQSGGVRPFGVSTLIAGFDPRDTTPKLYQTEPSGVYSAWSAQAIGRNSKTVREFLEKNYARDAPPATEQECVKLTVKALLEVVQTGAKNIEITVVRPASQIANLSSDDIGKYVDEIEQEKQQELEKKKQKRGEN, from the exons ATGAGTGGCTACGACAGAGCACTTTCCATCTTCTC ACCTGATGGCCATATTTTCCAAGTCGAATATGCTCTGGAAGCAGTTAAAAGAGGAACTTGTGCCGTAGGGATCAAGGGCAAAGACTGCGTGGTCATCGGCTGCGAAAGGCGGTCAACATTGAAGCTGCAGGATCCGCGTATTACTCCTTCCAAAATCGCCAAGATCGACTCGCATGTGGTACTATCTTTCGCGGGGCTGAACGCAGACAGCAGAATCCTTATTGAGAAGGCCCGCGTAGAAGCGCAGTCGCACAAGCTCACACTCGAGGACCCTGTCTCTGTGGATTACCTGACGCGGTACGTCGCAGGGGTGCAGCAGAAATACACGCAATCCGGCGGTGTGAGACCCTTTGGTGTGTCGACATTGATTGCGGGTTTTGATCCTCGTGATACGACCCCAAAGCTGTACCAGACTGAGCCCAGTGGTGTGTACTCTGCTTGGAGCGCCCAGGCCATTGGCAGGAATAGCAAGACCGTGCGCGAGTTCCTCGAGAAGAACTATGCGCGCGACGCGCCTCCTGCCACAGAGCAGGAGTGTGTCAAGCTCACCGTTAAGGCGCTGTTGGAAGTGGTGCAGACGGGCGCCAAGAACATCGAGATCACTGTTGTCCGCCCTGCGTCTCAAATCGCCAACCTGTCAAGCGACGACATCGGCAAGTACGTCGACGAAATTGAGCAAGAGAAACAGCAGGAActcgagaagaagaagcagaagcggGGCGAGAACTAG